In a genomic window of Thunnus thynnus chromosome 16, fThuThy2.1, whole genome shotgun sequence:
- the LOC137199611 gene encoding mitochondrial basic amino acids transporter, producing MALDFAAGCVGGAAGVLVGHPFDTVKVRLQVQNVDKPLYRGTFHCFRSIIRQESIFGLYKGIGSPMMGLTFINAIVFGVQGNAMRKLGCDTPLNQFLAGASAGAIQCVICCPMELAKTRMQLQGTGEKKSKKKMYKNSLDCLVRIYKKEGIRGINRGMVTTLIRETPGFGVYFLAYDTFTRYLGCEPEDPYMIPKLLFAGGMSGITSWLSTYPVDVIKSRLQADGVGGVNQYNGIMDCVRQSLKKEGWRVFTRGLTSTLLRAFPVNATTFATVTLFLLYMREGEECNIQDSEPQAVALQPLQPQAQPTSM from the exons GTGCGACTTCAAGTTCAAAATGTGGACAAACCTTTGTACCGTGGGACGTTCCACTGCTTCCGGTCCATCATACGCCAGGAGTCG ATTTTCGGTCTGTACAAAGGCATCGGCTCTCCAATGATGGGTCTGACCTTCATCAACGCCATAGTTTTTGGTGTGCAGGGCAACGCCATGCGGAAGCTTGGCTGCGACACACCACTCAACCAGTTCCTGGCTGGAGCCTCTGCCGGAGCCATCCAGTGCGTCATATGCTGCCCAATGGAGCTGGCCAAGACACGCATGCAGTTGCAGGGGACTGGAGAAAAGAAGTCAAAGAAGAAGATGTACAAGAACTCCCTGGACTGTCTGGTAAGAATCTACAAGAAGGAGGGAATCCGTGGTATCAATCGCGGCATGGTGACCACCCTGATCCGTGAAACGCCAGGGTTCGGCGTGTACTTTCTCGCTTATGACACATTTACACGTTATCTTGGCTGTGAGCCGGAAGACCCGTACATGATCCCAAAGCTGTTGTTTGCCGGCGGAATGTCTGGGATCACTTCCTGGCTCTCCACCTATCCTGTAGACGTGATCAAGTCCCGTCTTCAGGCGGATGGGGTAGGCGGTGTCAACCAGTACAACGGCATCATGGACTGTGTGAGACAGAGCTTAAAGAAGGAGGGCTGGAGGGTGTTCACACGTGGACTCACATCCACTCTGCTCCGCGCGTTCCCAGTGAATGCTACCACATTCGCCACCGTGACTCTATTCTTATTGTACATGCGCGAAGGAGAAGAGTGTAACATTCAGGACTCGGAGCCACAGGCCGTCGCGCTGCAGCCACTGCAGCCACAGGCACAGCCGACCAGCATGTAA